Proteins encoded in a region of the Caballeronia sp. M1242 genome:
- a CDS encoding NAD(P)/FAD-dependent oxidoreductase has protein sequence MNHSLSGRHVAVVGAGIAGLTAAYRLKRAGVRVTVFDAQSVIGGRMGDRRTGDLVYNSGARLVYPFGQAFNRLVDDLAMHDALVPLHRLTAQCKSPQGEHTIELMPSPRSLTTPGLAVSERVRLVAHAIAMLRAKKQVDPDWATSALAVDARLDDMTLAAYIRETLGPNVLTRMVEPVFRATRSFDPEDLSALFYVSTVPHMVGQSTVNTLKGGMGRVCHALAAQLDVRTGVAVRKIRRHADGVELALQNGELFRADFAVCAVEGSLAKAIVDNPTQAERRMFDAVRYNSLGVVHYGFAKPLPPMMQFAMRGLPGRIATYQQLPAAPASGRPLTQIYCQLTPEAAQEAVQRGVEHELDVLIRDELRAYIPDFDRHVVAVANQWIPRKLPVFSPGYGARVNQFWRWQEQRANERPEESAPPVVYCGDWLSQALLTGACASGERAARILVERMRAAVPRVAA, from the coding sequence ATGAATCACTCTCTATCCGGCCGGCACGTCGCCGTGGTCGGCGCGGGAATCGCGGGACTCACGGCCGCTTACCGGCTGAAGCGGGCGGGCGTGCGCGTGACGGTGTTCGACGCGCAGAGCGTCATTGGCGGACGCATGGGCGACCGGCGCACCGGCGATCTCGTCTACAACAGCGGCGCGCGCCTCGTCTATCCGTTCGGCCAGGCGTTCAACCGTCTCGTCGACGATCTCGCGATGCACGATGCGCTCGTGCCGCTGCATCGGCTGACCGCGCAGTGCAAGTCCCCGCAGGGCGAGCACACCATCGAACTGATGCCGTCGCCACGCTCGCTCACGACGCCCGGCCTGGCCGTCAGCGAGCGCGTGCGCCTCGTGGCTCACGCCATCGCGATGCTGCGTGCGAAGAAGCAGGTCGATCCCGACTGGGCGACGAGCGCGCTCGCCGTCGATGCGCGGCTCGACGACATGACACTCGCCGCGTATATCCGCGAGACGCTCGGACCGAACGTGCTCACGCGCATGGTCGAGCCGGTCTTCCGGGCGACGCGTAGCTTCGATCCCGAAGATTTGTCGGCGCTGTTCTATGTATCGACGGTGCCGCATATGGTCGGGCAGAGCACGGTAAACACGCTGAAGGGCGGCATGGGCCGCGTCTGCCACGCGCTCGCAGCGCAACTGGATGTGCGCACCGGCGTGGCCGTCCGCAAGATCAGGCGTCATGCGGATGGCGTCGAACTTGCGCTGCAGAACGGAGAGCTGTTCCGCGCGGACTTTGCCGTGTGCGCGGTCGAAGGGTCTCTCGCGAAAGCAATCGTCGATAACCCCACGCAAGCCGAACGCCGGATGTTCGATGCCGTGCGCTACAACTCGCTCGGCGTCGTTCACTACGGTTTTGCAAAGCCGTTGCCGCCGATGATGCAGTTCGCGATGCGCGGCCTGCCGGGACGCATTGCGACGTATCAGCAGTTGCCCGCCGCGCCGGCGAGCGGGCGGCCGCTCACTCAGATTTACTGCCAGCTCACGCCGGAAGCCGCCCAGGAGGCCGTGCAGCGCGGCGTCGAACATGAACTCGACGTCCTCATACGCGATGAATTGCGCGCCTACATTCCCGACTTCGACCGACATGTGGTGGCCGTCGCGAATCAGTGGATCCCGCGCAAGCTGCCGGTGTTTTCGCCGGGCTACGGCGCGCGCGTGAACCAGTTCTGGCGCTGGCAGGAGCAACGCGCGAACGAGCGCCCGGAAGAGAGCGCGCCGCCTGTCGTCTATTGCGGCGACTGGCTGTCGCAAGCGCTGCTGACGGGCGCCTGCGCGAGCGGCGAGCGCGCCGCGCGGATTCTCGTCGAACGCATGCGCGCCGCCGTGCCGCGCGTGGCCGCCTGA